The following are from one region of the Dreissena polymorpha isolate Duluth1 chromosome 2, UMN_Dpol_1.0, whole genome shotgun sequence genome:
- the LOC127869836 gene encoding lysophosphatidic acid phosphatase type 6-like, whose amino-acid sequence MVLYSTARGGALPGQLTKLGQDQMYIKGRLLRQQYIEEASLLEPEFNPEQVYIRSTNIKRTIATARCILAGMYGRDNLNKLPKAPVIHVERLEVDPLIPQTGSCRTLRQINHAAMIHGGDIPGIKEDRLLVEELLGIKEPDSDKKHKINFIDIRDDIAARETHGLLEVKSLAPLREVIEINASKVMFFAFCGQHEAEQQVAMQLSTGPVLKMLIETIDSSENDRTKFYLYSCHDSTLVGLLGALDVYDYQWPPFGADIRLEVYRRDGNQFIRVSYNGKDVKVRGCSSELCPFEEFKEAMGPYVINESQFRQICDSNILEEIAQASGVDTSKTEEMLAQEKDEEEDEETAKRSDTPAGM is encoded by the exons ATGGTCTTGTATTCCACCGCAAGG GGAGGTGCATTACCTGGTCAGCTAACAAAGCTTGGACAGGACCAGATGTATATCAAGGGCCGGTTACTACGACAACAGTATATAGAGGAGGCCAGTCTCTTGGAGCCTGAATTCAATCCAGAGCAGGTTTA tatccGCTCCACCAATATCAAACGGACTATAGCCACAGCGAGGTGCATTCTAGCAGGGATGTACGGTAGAGACAATCTTAACAAATTACCAA AGGCACCGGTGATACACGTAGAGAGGTTAGAGGTTGACCCGCTGATCCCTCAGACGGGGTCGTGCCGGACCCTGCGGCAGATTAACCATGCAGCGATGATTCACGGGGGCGATATACCTGGGATTAAAGAAGACAGACTGTTGGTGGAAGAGTTACTGG GGATAAAGGAGCCAGACTCTGATAAGAAACACAAGATCAACTTCATTGACATAAGAGATGATATAGCAGCCAGAGAG acacatgGCCTTCTAGAGGTCAAGTCCTTGGCCCCTCTGCGAGAAGTGATTGAAATCAATGCCAGTAAAGTCATGTTCTTTGCCTTTTGCGGCCAACATGA AGCGGAACAACAGGTCGCAATGCAGCTTTCTACTGGTCCTGTATTGAAGATGTTGATAGAGACTATAGACAGTTCAGAGAATGATAG AACCAAATTCTACCTCTACTCCTGCCACGACTCCACATTGGTGGGTCTCCTTGGAGCCCTTGACGTGTACGACTATCAATGGCCGCCCTTTGGGGCTGACATACGGTTAGAGGTCTACAGGAGGGATGGCAACCAGTTTATACGTGTCTCATATAATGGAAAG GATGTGAAAGTTCGTGGCTGCAGCAGTGAGTTGTGTCCCTTTGAAGAGTTCAAGGAAGCCATGGGGCCTTATGTGATCAATGAGTCTCAGTTCAGGCAGATTTGTGATTCAAATATTCTAGAAGAAATTGCACAAg CAAGTGGTGTAGATACTAGCAAAACAGAAG AAATGCTAGCTCAGGAGAAAGacgaagaagaagacgaagaaacAGCAAAACGTTCCGATACACCAGCTGGAATGTAG
- the LOC127867690 gene encoding uncharacterized protein LOC127867690, producing MCTLLHNILSHHRWFQTFHILCVSQGATQLNDLRVDSHTSYEHSSSVSEFQNCMADVLRSDLLQKIQTSCKYSIMIDESTDISVKQNLVTYVRLLETDEFGMAELQRANAESIYENVVNLLGRKGIDI from the exons atgtgtactttgctgcacaacatACTCTCGCATCATCGCTGGTTCCAGACCTTTCACATATTGTGTGTCTCGCag GGTGCAACCCAGCTCAATGACCTTCGAGTCGACAGCCACACGTCATATGAACACAGCTCCAGTGTGTCGGAATTTCAAAACTGTATGGCAGACGTTCTGAGGAGTGATCTTCTCCAGAAGATACAGACATCATGCAAGTACAGTATCATGATCGATGAGAGTACAGACATTTCAGTGAAGCAAAATTTAGTGACCTATGTTAGACTTTTGGAAACTGATGAGTTTGGAATGGCTGAACTTCAAAGAGCAAATGCGGAGAGCATATAtgagaatgtagttaatttgcttgGTAGAAAGGGAATTGACATTTAA